The following nucleotide sequence is from Microbulbifer sp. A4B17.
ATGAATGACTACAGAACTCAGGCAAAAGCTATACCACCGCTATTGGAAAACGTCCATGGCGCCGCCCAGGCCCTGAGAGAATCCCTGGAGTTGCTGCAAAATGCCGAGAAACCCTGGCAGCACTATCTACTTCAGCCCCCTTTCGCACAGGATGCCGCACTCAGTCTCAATCAGAGCTTTGAACGCCCCTATTCGCTATCAGGCGATCTCTACTCACAACTCGACTATCTGGAGCCCATTAGCGCCGGAGGAGATGCCCGCGCTACTTTACAGGTACCGGGTTTATTGGCAGTGCCGGCCAAAACCCTTGAGCTTGCCCAACAACTCAATAACCACAAAGAGATCTTTGCCAAGGCTATTGCCGAACTCCGTAGCGCCCTCGCAGAGCGGCCAGTGGCCGAACAGGATCGCACTGTGCGGGAAATCCTTGCGGATGCTGGGTACCCCCGCGCACATCTACGCCAATGCTACCGCCTGGTGTTGATGTGCCCGAAGCGGCCCGATGCCATCACTCTTTCATGGATCAAGGCGCGTAAATCCATTCGCAAGGTCACGGTGAAATGGTGTGAAAAGAAGTTGGTGCAGCTCGACCCTCAGGGGTCCGATCCCGGTATCCAATACCAGCGCCAGCTACTCGCCGGGCTACATAAAAGCCAGCAGGAGGATTTACGCCAGGTGCAAGTGCAGAGTCGCCCCAATCTCCAGGTAGCGGAAATCTTCTATGGGCACAAGTTAAGAGAGGAAGAGGAGTATCACCAGGTTGGCTATTCCTCCATGCCGATTCTGGTGGAGGCCAATGAGGCCGGGCAGCTGCCCGAATTCACCCGAGTCGACCACCAGCCGAGCTTGAGCCGGCGGCGCCAGCGACGGGATCTGGCAATTGCCAGCGAACCCTTTCTACCAGCGCTCAGAGTATTTTTGCGCCAACAGCGCTGAATCCAAGCCCCCAAATGGGGCTGCCATCAATTTTTGAACCGTCTTATGTAATACCAGGCGCCACATAGCGCTGGTAATAGGCGACAGACAGTGCGTAAAAATCTTCATCAATAAGGCGGCGAATTTCCACCAGTGAGACGCCGCGCGCCTGCGCAGTGGCCTGCAATCCAAACGCTTTCAAGTCGGCTATTTGGCTGGCACCTGCCCGCAACAGTTCAAACACCCAACAGTAGGGATTTTGACTTTCATCAAAACGGACCCGCTGGTGATGGAGCTGCTCCAATAGCATCTCGCGATCCACGATCTCCAATTGGCTGCGCACTGCGTTCACCAAATACCCTTCGCGGCGCTCAGCAATTACCCGGCGCTGTTCTTCACTGTAGGCATTCCAATCAATCACCTCGTGTGCAAAGCGCTTGCAACCACGACAAACATCATCGCCAATTCCCGTGGAACAAACACCGATACAGGGCGTGCGAACCTTCTTATACATTAACTATCCGACCAACCTATTTATGCCGCCCGCGCGGCCTTCAAATTGCGCGTAGCCTATTTTGTTTCCGCCGCCAAGAAAAGGGGGGAAGTACCAGCTTCCAAACCACTATAATTCACCTGGCAAATAGTCATAATTCACTTAAATTATTGATTTTTCGATAAACTTAACAGCAGTAGGGCTTTCCTGTAGTATTCGCCCCCCGCCATCAGCGGCCTCGAAAAAAAAATCCCGGCTGACAGTTAATAGACCGGGAATTCCACCCGCTGTAGGTGCCACCCCACACACCAAGAGGGACTTATCAGTGCTTGAAGCCTATCGCAAACACGTCGCCGAACGCGCCGAACAAGGCATTCCGCCAAAGCCATTGGACGCCGAGCAAGTCGCCGGCCTGGTTGAATTGCTGAAAAATCCGCCAAAAAGCGAAGAACAGGAACTGGTTGACCTGCTCACCCAACGCGTTCCACCGGGCGTTGACGAAGCCGCTTATGTTAAAGCTGGCTTCCTGTCCGCCATCATTAAAGGTGAAGCAGAATCCCCGCTGATCGATCGCAAACACGCTGTAGAGCTGCTGGGCCAAATGCTGGGCGGCTACAACATCTCCACCCTGGTCGAGCTGCTGGACGACAAAGATCTGGCCGAACTGGCTGCCGAGCAGCTAAAAGGCACTCTGCTGATGTTTGACGCCTTCCACGATGTGGAAGAGAAAGCCAAATCCGGCAACGAATTCGCCAAAGCGGTAATGCAATCCTGGGCTGACGCCGAGTGGTTCACCAAGCGCAATAAAGTGCCCGAGAGCATCAAAGTTGCTGTATTCAAGGTAACTGGCGAAACCAACACCGACGACCTGTCTCCGGCACCGGATGCCTGGTCCCGTCCGGACATCCCCCTGCACGCGCTGGCCATGTACAAAATGAAGCGCGACGGCCTGGAGCCAGAAGAAGCAGGCGTTACCGGTCCGCTGAAGCAGATCGAAGAAGTTAAAGCCAAGGGCCTGCCCGTTGCTTTCGTTGGCGACGTAGTAGGTACCGGTTCTTCCCGTAAGTCCGCCACCAACTCCGTGCTGTGGTACTTCGGTGAAGAAATGCCTGGCGTACCTAACAAGAAGGGCGGCGGTATTTGTATCGGCGGTAAAGTTGCCCCGATCTTCTACAACACCATGGAAGATGCCGGCGCGCTGGTATTCGAAGCCCCCGTTGACGAACTGGGCATGGGCGACGTTATCGAGATCCGCCCTTACGACGGCAAGATCCTGGCCGAAGACGGCAAAGTCCTGTCTGAATTCCAACTGAAGTCTGACGTACTGCTGGACGAAGTTCAGGCTGGCGGTCGTATCAACCTGATCATCGGTCGCGGCCTGACCGGCAAAGCCCGTGAAGCCCTGGGCCTGGCGCCTTCCGAGCTGTTCCGCAAGCCTGAGCAGCCCGCCGACACTGGTAAGGGTTACACCCTGGCGCAGAAGATGGTTGGTAAAGCCTGTGGCGTTGAAGGTATCCGTCCGGGCACCTACTGCGAACCGAAAATGACCACCGTGGGCTCCCAGGACACCACTGGCCCCATGACCCGTGACGAACTGAAAGACCTGGCCTGCCTCGGCTTCTCCGCCGACCTGGTAATGCAGTCCTTCTGTCACACTGCTGCCTACCCCAAGCCTGTCGATATCGACACCCAGCACACCCTGCCGGACTTCATCATGAATCGCGGCGGTGTTTCCCTGCGTCCGGCTGACGGCATCATCCACAGCTGGCTGAACCGCATGCTGCTGCCGGACACCGTAGGTACCGGTGGTGACTCCCACACCCGCTTCCCCATGGGTATCTCCTTCCCGGCAGGTTCCGGTCTGGTAGCTTTCGCCGCCGCTACCGGTGTTATGCCGCTGGATATGCCTGAGTCCGTACTGGTGCGCTTCAAGGGCAAAATGCAGCCCGGCATCACCCTGCGCGACCTGGTTCACGCCATTCCTCTCTACGCCATCAAGCAGGGCCTGCTGACCGTTGAGAAGAAAGGCAAGAAGAACATCTTCTCCGGCCGCATCCTCGAGATCGAAGGCCTGGAAGACCTGACTGTAGAGCAGGCATTCGAGCTGTCCGACGCCTCCGCCGAGCGCTCCGCTGCTGGCTGTACCATCAAGCTGTCCGAAGACACCATGTCTGAGTACCTGCGCTCCAACGTAACTCTGTTGCGCTGGATGATCGCTGAAGGTTACGGCTCCAAGCGCACCCTGGAGCGCCGTGCGCGCGCCATGGAAGAGTGGCTGGCCAACCCGAAACTGATGGAAGCGGACGCCGACGCCGAGTACCTGGAAGTGATCGAGATCGATCTGGCCGAGATCAAAGAGCCGATCGTATGTGCTCCTAACGACCCGGACGACGCACGCCTGCTATCCGACGTTGCTGGCGACAAGGTAGACGAAGTCTTTATCGGCTCCTGTATGACCAACATCGGTCACTTCCGCGCTGCCGGTAAATTGCTGCAAGAACACAAAGGTGGCATCTCCACACGCATGTGGATCTCTCCGCCCACCAAGATGGACGAGCACCAGTTGATGGAAGAGGGTTACTACAACATCTACGGTTCTGCCGGTGCCCGCACCGAGATGCCCGGATGTTCCCTGTGCATGGGTAACCAGGCGCGTGTGGCTCCGAACAGCACCGTACTGTCTACCTCTACCCGTAACTTCCCCAACCGTCTGGGCGATGGTGCCAACGTGTACCTGACCTCCGCTGAGCTGGCTTCTGTAGGCGCCATCCTAGGTAAACTGCCGACTCCGGCTGAGTACCAGGAATACGCACAGAACCTGGACTCCATGTCCAGCGAGATCTACCGCTACCTGAACTTTGATCAGATTGAAGACTTCCAGAAGTCTGCCGAAGAAGGCAAGCGCATCGCCGCGACTGAGATCCAGGAAGTGAATGTCTAAGTGACAGCCTGATCCAGACTAAAAGCCCCGCTATTTAGCGGGGCTTTTTTTGCGTATTGAAAATTCATCCAATTAGTGCCCTCCAGCCAAGCAGAACCCAATTTATCGGCATAAATATTTCACATCACTCAAATCCCACAGAAAGCCTTAAAGTCATACCGCTACAACTGCTGGCGAATCACTATTGAAGCCTTCAAGAACTCTTCTGAGAACTGTAAGTACACTCCTACGACCGAGATCCATTGAATTGCTCTTTAAATAAAAGAATAAATAACAAAAAAAACGCCACTTTGTGAAGTTATATATTGCCCTACCCAAAACCATCATCTAAATTGAAAAATTCGCATCTGTAAAAGACTTACTGGAAGCAAAAATTGCAAAAACAGTAAGCTTAAACAATTAAAATGATCTTCAACAAAATATGGATATCAATCAACCTTAAAAATAAACAGAAGCTATCACTTCCACCAAATTAAATCCGATATTCAACCAAATTATAAAATCATTGTGAACCCAATAGAATTTCTTTAAATGAAAAAATTATTGATAAAGTTAAGCCGTCCCACATTGAAAAATTTTCCAGTAAAAATCACCTCCCCACCTAAAATATTTTTTTGCCATATCCCAAAATGTGCAGGCTCTTCCTTACACTCCGCCATTAGCTCTCAATACTATGAACCAAATAAATTAGGCAGTTTCAGTATCAAACGGGCGGTGAGTAAAAGAACAGCAGATATTTTAGAAATACCAATGATGTCAGTACGAGAGACCGTAATGGTCCACAATCTATCTATAAAGTCTAATTATTACGGTCATGGTCACTCATTCTGCCGCCCACAAGTTGTAAAGAACTTTTCTGATGAATGGAATTTTTTGACGGTATTAAGAAATCCTGTCGATAGGTGGATATCCTTGTACACCTACAATACCTACAAGAAAAGTCAGTGGGATAGAAACGCCCTCCCCCTGAATAAATATATCGAATCTGAAGTTGGAAATATGGCGGGGCAAGCATTTATTCGATATTTTTCCAATTTCAACGGCTCCTGCGCATCAGAACATATAGAACAAGCCTTACAAAACTTACACCAGTTCTCTATTGTTGGGACCACTGGCCACCTGGATATACTAACCACTCAAATCGCAAAAGATTTTGATATCAAGCTAGACATCCCCAAAATCAATAAAAATCCCAACAGTAAACTTTCCTTGGAAATCAAATCAGACTCAAAAACAGTCAAAAAGATTGAGAAGGTTTGTCAATACGATATGGAGATCTACGAGAGATTTACCGACGAGCATGGGACAATATATTCCGGCAAGAGTAGAAAGTGGATATCAAAACGTTAATAACTGATCAATTAATGGCATGCTAATAATAACTCTAGAGACAGTAAATCCATTTAAAACACCCATTATCCCTATAACTAAAAAAATAAGAGGTCGAACTACAGACAAAACAAAGTAGATTTTTTCAAGTAAAGATAGGGCAATATCGAAATCCACACAGAAATATTCAAGCTCCCCTCTGAGCAAGTAGCTCACGCACGTATTTCCATACACCCCACATAGATCACCTGTACCAGCATTTACCACAACTGTCAGGGCTCCATATCCAGGTGAAACCTATAACCCCTAAGCTTTGATCAAGTTGCAGGCATTCATAATAACCACGAAAAAACCAGGCAGTTTGGCGCAAAATTTTTTGTCTTCCAGAGGTACCTCTATTTTTACTTGGCCAAGAGTAATAAATATCCCATATGGCGTATTTTTCATCCAAAAATCTCGTGCCAAGCCCTAAAATGAATCCAGCTATAATTATTTGTAGGCCGTAAGAAGCAAGTTCGACCACAATCAATTTATCGGTAGACAACAAGTAATTGCTTAAGAAACCAAAGCCGAATAATAAGAACATAGATGCCAATGCCTATCAAACATTCTGCTCATGAAAAAGAAACAATAGCACTCTACGAGAACAGCTTTTGGTTAAGGTGGCGAGCTCGGTGGATATTTTTCATTAGTAAACTGAAAAGAAAAACTCTGAAATATGCCAAGCGTATAGCCAAAATCATTATTCTCAGGCACCGGCACTTTCCTACTTTTTACTTTCCTAACAATCGCCCCTCCTACCCCAAAACCAGACCGGTTGAGACCTATAATACTTCAATAGATAAAACCCAGACTTTTATTCTCTACAGAATAATCGGCAATGACCTGGTCCCCCGGCACAGTGCAGGGCAATCCCGCAAGAATCTTGAATTCATTTTGCAACATGAACCGTTGCTGGAAGGCTGCGAGAAGATATTTATCCTCAATCGAATTGTCGACCCAAATGAAGAACAAGCCATTGTTAAATTACTCTGTGACTATCAACAGGCCTATCTGAGAATCCCCTTTAGTTGGGACGACTACAAAAAAGCTGAGTGGAATATTCTGGATTACCCCATCAGCTATGCGCCCTATAAATTAAAAGACCTGAAACTACGCCAGGATTTGGCAGTGCAAGCAGAGTTGAGCCTTTATCGCCATAAAAATAACTATGTAATGAATAATAACGGCGCGAGGAATCTTGCTCTGCAAGATGGAAGATCAAAAGCTGACTGGATATTACCTTGGGATGGTAACTGCTTTGTGAGCCAAGCGGCTTGGCGGGCA
It contains:
- a CDS encoding DUF1289 domain-containing protein, whose product is MYKKVRTPCIGVCSTGIGDDVCRGCKRFAHEVIDWNAYSEEQRRVIAERREGYLVNAVRSQLEIVDREMLLEQLHHQRVRFDESQNPYCWVFELLRAGASQIADLKAFGLQATAQARGVSLVEIRRLIDEDFYALSVAYYQRYVAPGIT
- the acnB gene encoding bifunctional aconitate hydratase 2/2-methylisocitrate dehydratase, coding for MLEAYRKHVAERAEQGIPPKPLDAEQVAGLVELLKNPPKSEEQELVDLLTQRVPPGVDEAAYVKAGFLSAIIKGEAESPLIDRKHAVELLGQMLGGYNISTLVELLDDKDLAELAAEQLKGTLLMFDAFHDVEEKAKSGNEFAKAVMQSWADAEWFTKRNKVPESIKVAVFKVTGETNTDDLSPAPDAWSRPDIPLHALAMYKMKRDGLEPEEAGVTGPLKQIEEVKAKGLPVAFVGDVVGTGSSRKSATNSVLWYFGEEMPGVPNKKGGGICIGGKVAPIFYNTMEDAGALVFEAPVDELGMGDVIEIRPYDGKILAEDGKVLSEFQLKSDVLLDEVQAGGRINLIIGRGLTGKAREALGLAPSELFRKPEQPADTGKGYTLAQKMVGKACGVEGIRPGTYCEPKMTTVGSQDTTGPMTRDELKDLACLGFSADLVMQSFCHTAAYPKPVDIDTQHTLPDFIMNRGGVSLRPADGIIHSWLNRMLLPDTVGTGGDSHTRFPMGISFPAGSGLVAFAAATGVMPLDMPESVLVRFKGKMQPGITLRDLVHAIPLYAIKQGLLTVEKKGKKNIFSGRILEIEGLEDLTVEQAFELSDASAERSAAGCTIKLSEDTMSEYLRSNVTLLRWMIAEGYGSKRTLERRARAMEEWLANPKLMEADADAEYLEVIEIDLAEIKEPIVCAPNDPDDARLLSDVAGDKVDEVFIGSCMTNIGHFRAAGKLLQEHKGGISTRMWISPPTKMDEHQLMEEGYYNIYGSAGARTEMPGCSLCMGNQARVAPNSTVLSTSTRNFPNRLGDGANVYLTSAELASVGAILGKLPTPAEYQEYAQNLDSMSSEIYRYLNFDQIEDFQKSAEEGKRIAATEIQEVNV
- a CDS encoding sulfotransferase family 2 domain-containing protein; the protein is MKKLLIKLSRPTLKNFPVKITSPPKIFFCHIPKCAGSSLHSAISSQYYEPNKLGSFSIKRAVSKRTADILEIPMMSVRETVMVHNLSIKSNYYGHGHSFCRPQVVKNFSDEWNFLTVLRNPVDRWISLYTYNTYKKSQWDRNALPLNKYIESEVGNMAGQAFIRYFSNFNGSCASEHIEQALQNLHQFSIVGTTGHLDILTTQIAKDFDIKLDIPKINKNPNSKLSLEIKSDSKTVKKIEKVCQYDMEIYERFTDEHGTIYSGKSRKWISKR